AggtaaatattttttgcatttaaaaaaatcaattatataacttcttaatatataatcatatttGTCAATTATTAAATTGTACCTTTTGCCCTCATTTTCAACATCtctaataatataaattgGCATGGAAAAAAGtaaactttttttttttactcGATGCAACTTATATTCATctttcaaaatatatttaacaaCTAAATCATAGGATTTAATCACATTTTTCCTTGTTcttttattcatattactaatacacaaataaaaaaggcaatttatataattataaataatttcatcattatttttattttgtataagacacattttcataaacttatcatatttatttaatttttttagtATTTCTGAATTATTCGTTCCCTTGTTATCCGACAGGTTAGATTTGAGGTTTTTATCACTAGTTTGTTTATTCTTACaattaatatcattatttttattttctttatagCTACTTTTAACACATCTATGTTCAATATTTTCtccattattattattattgttaatattattattattattgttaatattatcattattagTATTACCCACATTTGTGCCCAATTCTTCACTATATAcgtttttataaaaatacaagACGTGTAAATCCTTTACACTTTTGGAATCGTCatctttattatcttcCTCCTCAGAATGAATggataattttttatctgatattatatccttagatatattattaatataaattaaatcatcctgtataaaatttaaatcatgttctatatttttaattaaacTTATTACAACATTTAAATAAGGAACGGATGAATGAATTTTacctttatatatactattaGTTATTAAATGGCATAGATATATTCCTGaggataaaaatattaatttgtgtttttttagtttttctttttttaattccttcataaatatttcaacaacttcatatatattcataaagAAATCTTTATActtttctatatttaaACTACATTGTGCTCTTcgtattattatattaattaattttactaataaaacaaaaaaataatcaaaaaaattcttcatatgtattattGAATACTCCTCATCCTTACATAGAcgtaaaatatatttaataaatgttTTTTGCTTTTCACTAAATATTAAATTGGTTATATTAGATGATAActtattatcatttatattgcatttaaataatagtaGAAGAAGTTGattgatattttttttctcttccTCTTCTTCATTTTGCGATAAACTTTTATATCCttctatatttattaataaatcGAAGATCCTGAAAAggttttttttatcaagAGAATCTCGAATGTTTGTATCCGACAGGAGGATTATCAAAATCtaagagaaaaaaaaaaaaaaaaaaaaaaaaaaaaaaaaaaatacatatatatatacaaatatacatttataattatatatttttatctataaacacacatatacatatatacatatataacatatacatatataccatatacaccatatacatatataccatatacaccatatacatatataccatatacaccatatacatatataccatatacaccatatacatatataccatatacaccatatacatatatgcccatatatttgttcattttttagTTCACCTTAATTGAATATATACGTATATAATAATCCTCATGGTTTATAAACAAGGGGATTACATAAAACGTCATGTTCTCAAAAGTCAATGGCCTGTCTctaaaataatttttatacaaattttttgtatattcaTCTATACGAAAATaacttataaaaaatttcttGGTTACTTCtaagatattatataatatatttattgatgaatatatacatgtatcttcgaaatatttatttttcaagtttctattttgaataatatacgattttaaatatttaataaaatataataatttgaaaattaaattaaatagATTATTTATTGTATCCTTGTTCTCAGAAAACATAAATCctataagatatatataattatccatattaataaaaaagtgATTTAAGGATAACATATCCATATTGTATTGTTTTAGAGAAGAAAAGTGATTCGTGCTAtcacttttattattataatgatgatcattattttttttttttcttattaaagttaataaataaagacCGCAAATTAAGCTTTGcatgtatttatatatatcataatctgtaaaattattttttaaaaaattttcatcatcactttttgtttttttaatacaactattattatataatttgttaCTATTATGTTTTgtattattactactactacgacttaaattattatgGTTAGTTGAAGGTTCATCAGTTATACTTGCATTTATCATTTTGACAATACACCCATCGGATAATTTTATCCAATAGGAAAAAATAGAtgatattaattttttatttgaatcttttaaaaattcttcttcatctataaaaatattatttatgattttaaatataattaattgTATAAAATTATCTGAATATCTTAAAGAATTAATCattaaagaatataaaattattctttcttttaaaaCCCTTCTAACAGTCTCTTCCACTTGTTTATgttttaaaagaataaaaatgtgtatataaatatatggtAATAAACATTGTATattgtaattatataatatattatcattacaTATTGGattattgttataattattattattattattatttttattattattattattattactaagattttcatttattatacatgTATCATTTCCATTATTATAGTTATcattttgtaataataaatttttcattcttttaaattctttaaataaaagattacagaaaaaaattaaagaatcATAATCAACATATTCTTTTATGattctatatatttcatcattatcataattaataaatttttctttaaatatttttaaatttactttatttattttattatattctaatatataatttaaatccatctgaaatatttttgaacCATTTAACATTAACTCTAATATAACAGAATCAACGTTGTTGTAACCTATAGGAcatgttattttattaattatacgataaaaattaaattcaaatatttccttttttattatattcgtaacattatcatctttcttatttatattagaCGATATTTTTTCAACCAACTTTTTCtgtaataaataatatatcataatacatttttgGCAATTACTAATATTATCGATAATCacattttttatcttctttaatttttcggaatattttaatttaatgttttttaaataagACACTAATTCTTGTAATAATTCACTCTTTTCTGTAACATCTTTCTCATTCTTATCAtgtatatatcttttaCAAATCTTaacattttcattattatcttgTGATAAGGCTACAACACGTACAAACTCTAAATTATCAACAAATAagtttaaataaaaaaaatttacaatGTCAGAATAATTATCATgacatattatatgattagTATCtcctatattttttactttttccAAAAATGTACTTACACATTCTTCATAGAAATCTTCTACATTTCTATTTATAACACAAGTTTTTAacttttcatatatatccaCATCTTCATTAGGCGGTACgttttcttttaatttattattcatttaatgAAAGAAACACATACGtatcaaaatatatgtgtataaaaaatatatacatatataaatgtatatatatatatatatatatataatatgtatatctACTTATTgtctaatatatatatatattaatataacaCCTTATTAATCTTATGcgaattatatattaattttgtatttattttaatatagTACTTTTTTCAGGCANNNNNNNNNNNNNNNNNNNNNNNNNNNNNNNNNNNNNNNNNNNNNNNNNNNNNNNNNNNNNNNNNNNNNNNNNNNNNNNNNNNNNNNNNNNNNNNNNNNNNNNNNNNNNNNNNNNNNNNNNNNNNNNNNNNNNNNNNNNNNNNNNNNNNNNNNNNNNNNNNNNNNNNNNNNNNNNNNNNNNNNNNNNNNNNNNNNNNNNNNNNNNNNNNNNNNNNNNNNNNNNNNNNNNNNNNNNNNNNNNNNNNNNNNNNNNNNNNNNNNNNNNNNNNNNNNNNNNNNNNNNNNNNNNNNNNNNNNNNNNNNNNNNNNNNNNNNNNNNNNNNNNNNNNNNNNNNNNNNNNNNNNNNNNNNNNNNNNNNNNNNNNNNNNNNNNNNNNNNNNNNNNNNNNNNNNNNNNNNNaaaaaatatatacatatatacatatatatatatatatatatatatataaatataatataaaattaaaaataattatgtaaaaaattttaattttaaatttcaaattatgaaaatcgaaaaattatcatattaataataacaaattttacaataaaaaatgaataaatatatattgtataaatatataacactTTACATAagattaatatattttttttttttttttttttgtatctAGTGAACCTctatagatatatttaaattttctgATATGTAATCCAAGCCCACTAAGCAACTCTCAGCAACCACTACACATTCATCCTTTGAGTATTTTTTCAAGGTGTCTATAATTTGTTCttgtataattttatattcatctGAATTTAAATTAAGACTTCCTAAGGAACCTAAAGCTAAGGCAACTTCATGTCTTACCATTTCATGCTCACTCACATTTGttaatgatgataataaatattttaaagaatttAAATGTAATACCTGACCTAATACAAAAGCTAATTCATGTCTAAAAATTGCAGATGATTTATCGTTTATTAGGGCTTCCCCTAAGGCATTCAATGATATATCTGTTTCCATATCtcttaataaaaataaagcTTCATATCTATTTTTTAGAGCTAACgcttcattatttaaatctcttattaaatcattaacatgttttttattattactatctGATATACAAACTACTGGATCTATAgtattaaattttttttttgaatgGAAGTATATGTCATCATGAGCATCATCTTGACTATTACTAAAGCTATTACTATGACTATGACTATTACTTTTAGGcttatcattatttaagagattatttttatatggtACGGTTTTATTAATACACGAACATGCtgcatatttatttttttctatcAAAGAACTTAAGGCTAGTTCACAAGTTTCTCTTACTTCTACATTTGAATcattcaaatatttttttattatagGGATATTAGATTCGCTACCAATAGCAGCCAAACCTTCTGCAGCTTCATGTCGAAccattatattttcattttcatcacttaataaattaattaatatattattacatttttcaTTACTTATTTGTCCTATCACATAAGCTATTTCATGTCTTAATAAAATACTATcgttattttttaaagcATATGTaagtatatttattacttCATCGATATCATCCTTATAAACTTCTCTGCATTCATATAAAGCTCTCATTTgtttttctatataatCATTCTTTATGTTAActaaatatttcaaaatgAACTCTTTGTTTGTACTCtcttcatattttattagtCTCACTTTATTACTGCTATCACCTCCTACACTATcactattaatattataattattatttacattatttataatttttatgttgTCCTTATTTTCTCCCNNNNNNNNNNNNNNNNNNNNNNNNNNNNNNNNNNNNNNNNNNNNNNNNNNNNNNNNNNNNNNNNNNNNNNNNNNNNNNNNNNNNNNNNNNNNNNNNNNNNNNNNNNNNNNNNNNNNNNNNNNNNNNNNNNNNNNNNNNNNNNNNNNNNNNNNNNNNNNNNNNNNNNNNNNNNNNNNNNNNNNNNNNNNNNNNNNNNNNNNNNNNNNNNNNNNNNNNNNNNNNNNNNNNNNNNNNNNNNNNNNNNNNNNNNNNNNNNNNNNNNNNNNNNNNNNNNNNNNNNNNNNNNNNNNNNNNNNNNNNNNNNNNNNNNNNNNNNNNNNNNNNNNNNNNNNNNNNNNNNNNNNNNNNNNNNNNNNNNNNNNNNNNNNNNNNNNNNNNNNNNNNNNNNNNNNNNNNNTATATATACAATCACTTCAAGAGaataaaaacaaacaagaatcatgtaataataattttaaaatttataatatatacatatatatatatatatatatatatatataatatatattcaaaacaaaaaaaattaaaatcaTGAATAcatgttaatatatatatactattcCATATTTTACAATATTCTACCTCtccttttattttatttaaaaagaaagaaataaaaaaggaaaatttttaattaaatattaaaattttaaaattattaaaaagtataattttgaatagtaatttatatatatttaaagtaaaaatttatttcttacaaaattgaaatatatatatatattatgcatatatatattatattatatatttatagtCATATcacttaaaaaaaaaaaaaaattattctttcggatatttattatatatacatatatatatatatatatatattttatttatatatgttctctttatacatttacatatatttatacaacACTATTAATAATCATTCAAAAGATACTGTTGTTTCACATGATAAAAgatgttttatttttcttatattaaatataaataattattaaaaaaaaaaaaaaaaaaaaaaaagaaaagaaagaaagaaagaaaaagaatatatgaaaaatatattattatgatatatatatatatatatattatcgtattaatttaaatttctTTGATTCTTTTAAGATTTATAGGAATTTTAAATCTTCTATATATGAGAATAAAacaatttttaaataatatataataaatatataaaatattatttatttatttgtttattctttttaatttttattttttattttattttttccctatattatatcatagTTTCATTATTTAGCACAAAGAAACCATGTTTTTCCCTAAACTTTCGTTttctatataaataaagtaaaaattataacatcatacaaaaataatatttatataacgATGACAAAAGGAAATACAATATTGATAGATGATATTAATACGACTTTTATAaaagatgaagaagaaaaaaaagaaatgatCCAAACAAATGACGGTTCAAGTTCATCAACAccattttcttttaatgAACCTAACAAATTAAgtaataaagaaaaaaagaaattagaatatcaaaaaagactacaaaaaaaaaaagaaaaacaacTCAAAAAAGTTCAGAAActaattataaaaacacAATCAGGATCGTTAAGTTATTTGAAGAATAATATTGCTAGTTCGTCCgtatttaataaattagtAGATCAAAAAAAGGAACAgaacaaaaataatgttgtaaatttaaacaataatgatataaatgtaaaaacTAATGACCTAAATATCAATagtgataatataaatactacaaatgatatatataataatagtaataataaaaagaagaaaaaaaaaaataaaattaaaaatataaataagaataaagCAGACAATTCTTCTGAATCGTCACATGAAGAacaaaaaggaaaaagTGATTTGTACTCTGCCCtagaaaatatatcaaaaaaaaaactcatcaaaaaattaaaaaataaaaataaacatgAGAAGgaaattgaaaaaaaaaagctaTTCAAGAAAATACAAGAATtcaaattaaataatacagaacaaaaaaatttaatgaTACCATTTGATATAAAAGCGGTACCAAAAAGTACAGAACATTTAGATAAACTTCTAAAAACATACgaagaattaaatattgAATTACCACATTATTTAAACATAATCAAAAAGAAGATAGAGAAAAAAAGGAAACGATTTCTTGACAAAATTGAATACCTAAAGGAAGAACAAAATGTACAACTAACCGAAAGTATTAAAAGTGAAGAAGTAGATGGTgatgtaaaaaaaaaaaataaaattaatagtCCTAAACAAGAGTCAGAAAGTTATATAGAAACAAATAGTATCAATGAAACGTATACGGATCaatgtaatattattttaaaatcaGAATCTAGTGATGAGGACTATAACAAAATGAACCCTCATGGTTCTTACGATGACAGTGACATGGATCATGAGAATATTTCCTCATATCACAACAGTACaaaggaaaaagaaaatgatctaaataataacaacaacaacaataataataataataataataataatgcaTATAATAAGTATAAAAGAGAAGTgtgttataaaaatgtacaGGTGAACCGAAAAGAACATATTGATAAAGTTAGGGCATCTCTTCCAGTACTAGATTATGAACAAGAACTTATAGAAGCTGTCTTAAATTATGATGTAGTTTTTGTTAATGGAGATACTGGTTGTGGTAAATCAACCCAAGTACCtcaatttttatatgaatatggTTTTACAtcaaataattattttattggTATTACTCAACCAAGAAAAATAGCTGTAAAAAGTATTTGTAATAGATTAAACGATGAActaaatgaagaaatatGTGGTTATCAAATTAGGTTTGAAAAATcgtattttttaaaacatagTAAAATTAAAGTTATGACAGAAGGAATTTTATTGAAAGAAATTATGAGcgattttattttatcaaaatataGTGTTATCATTCTTGATGAAGCACATGAAAGAAGTATAAATATGGATATAATTCTAGGAATTTTGTCAATAATTTGTAGGATTAGAAACgataattatcataattttaaatCAGATATTATTCctataaaaattataataatgtcTGCAACtattaatgataataatctttttaaaaataaaattttccAAAATTTTACTACTGTAAATATTCCAACACAAAAGGTACCCGTTGTAGATCACTTCCTTTCCTATACACCCAAAGATTATGTTGAAGAAgcaaaaagaaaaattattcagATACATAAAAAACTTCCACAGGGAAGTATTTTAGTTTTCTTAACAAGCcaagaagaaatatatcgtctctataatatgttatcaaatttaaaaataactAATTCGGAGTTCGACCAACAAGGggaaaacaaaattatgGATGAAGTCAATTTTGACATATTTGATTTAAGTGAAGGAGAGCAAAATAAGAATGAAAAGGTCAGTTTGTTTTTTAGAGAAACAGATGAAAAGGAAGAGAAGAAAATTTTGTTTGACGTATCGGAGGAAGAGAATAGTGTGCAAAGTGATTATATAAAGGAAGGAGATATAAATGAAAGTGATATAAAGGATAGCCATATAAAAGAAAGCGATATAAAGGATAGCcatataaaagaaaatgatataaagGATAGCcatataaaagaaaatgataatgatgtATATGATAAAGAACCAGATGATGACAACCATATGGATGATGACAACCATATGGATGATGACAACCATATGGATGATGACAACAATATGGATGATGACAACCATATGGATGATGACAACAATATGGATGATGACAACAATATGGATGATGACAACCATATGGATGATGAaccaaaaaataatataaatacatacgaattaaataataatagaaaaaaacaatCAAGCATATGGAAAGGAAGCGATGGTTCAGGTACCctaaaaatttttaaacTTTATTCAAAATTACCAATGAAAGATCAAATGGAATTATTTCATAACCCGAAAGAAAATGAACgtatatgtattttaaGTACAAATATTGCTGAAACATCACTTACATTACCAAATATACGCTATGTAATTGATTGTggtaaagaaaaaagaaaaatatattctaaTTTGAATgattattcttattatattattgatAATATTAGTAAATGCTCAGCTATACAAAGAAAAGGTAGAGCTGGTagaattttatatttattaaaaaagaataaaaagaataaaaaaaaaatggaaaatgaaaaaggacatgtatataaattatattcatctaattattataactatttttttaaaaatgataatgattatccaatattaaattatccTCTTgattcattaatattatatttattaagttttaatataaaaaatgttgaGAATTTCccttttattaataaacCGGATAAATCCAAATTTATTGaagcaaaaaaaagattaatatatcttaattgtattcattttgtatataaagatattgAATTCCTTTTTAAACAAATTGATCAAAAAAGATGTTTAAAAAGTAGTATAGAAAAtcacataaaaaaatttaatccatataataaaaaagcAGGAATAACATTAACAGGAagttttatattattattaccaaTAAGTACCAGATATGCTAAAATATTAACAGATGTCTGCTTAAAATCATTAGCTATGAAACAACCTAATACCATACCTCTAGCAGCATTATTAGTATCCTGTTTATACCTTGAATCcattttttcatatgattataaacttaaaatgaaatatacaaaaaaaaaagtaaagaaagataaaaatgtaaatatgaCATTTCATCAGAATAAAGAAcaaaacaaacaaaaaaatcATAACAACTTGATAAACTTATTTTTAgtaaacaaaaaaaagcaaaaacatacatatacatctagcgatgatgatgataataatacttTGTCAAGTTCAAATAATGATATGTCTGAAGAACATATACatcatattaaaaataacatcAATGTTGATGTACTAGAAAATTTTAAAGAACAATTTGATAATGatatacttttttatttaaatatttgtacaaaattttatttttcaaagGACAGAAATGCAACTTGTCAAATTATGCATcttgataaaaaaaaaatgaatgaatTGTTAAAATTATCAAATCATCTaatcaaaattataaattataaattaaatacaaatatttcTTTAGACATGTTACAAGAAAATATTTCGGATATCTccaaaaatattattcattatGCAGTTATACAAGGATTCATTGATCATCTAGCAATCCGTTCAGATCTTGTTCATAATCAATATACAAGAAAtcaaaatattacatataatagTAAAAAAGCATATATAACACAAAATATGAACATGcccatatatataaattcaaGCTCTGTATTATATCAAAACAGGTAAAAGTTTGAAACATATTATGtagacatatatatatatatatataaacatatgattatatatatatatatatatatatatatatatatatatatatatataattgtattCACATGTGcttttatatacatataaattcaACTATACACAtttatgtacatatttattCCCCTTTTAGACCGTATCCTAAATACATCCTGTACAACTACATTACGAAAAACAGAAACTCCTATGTTATGTTTGACTGCTTGAAAATTGACGATTCAGAATTAGGAAATATCACAAATGTTTGTATCtttataaatgaatatgaaaaaatcCCTCCAGCaaaatatgataaagataatgataaaattataGTGTATGTAAAACCATTATATCTACCTTCATCGCATTACTTATCCATAACAgataaagaattaaatgaaaaagatttgcttttttataattattttgcattatttttattagaTGGATCcatgtttttaaaaatgacAAAATTCCAAATGTATTATTCACATACGACCTACGATATAATTAATTCGGCGcaagaaaatattaaaaactTTATTGAAGCCTTAAAAAACGCccaaataaataataggtattaaaatgaaaacatatacatgcatgaataaataaataaataaatatatatatatatatatattattcctTTCATATcatgttattttatttttaattttccTTTTAGATCTTCCTTAATAGCCAAGTGGAAGGAGGATAGAGACTTTCTTAAGAACGAATTTTTATCGTTGGTTgcaaaaaaatttaataaaaatcaaaatgatttttttaataatatttggCCACCCTTGGATTAATATCACATGTtcacatattatattagatcaataatttattcatcttcgaatttttttttttttgttcatatgtatatatatatatatatatatatatatatatatatatccatatttatatttacatttatatttatatttttgttcCTCACTACAGTGTATATACTTTTACAGAATATATTAAGACacattattaattatttaaaaaaatttatttttataaataaacaacattaaataaatacattctatttgtatatattattgaagatatacattattacattttattttttatgctataaattttaatttatttttttttttctaattttgGTTTTCAGGGTTActcttataaaaataaaaaaaaaaaaaaaaaaaaaaaaaaaaataaatgataataatgataaataaataaatgaatataaatatatatgtataaaaataaataaatataaaaaatatataaatatataaatatatatatatttttttaaaaagataaagagctctaaaatataaatgaatttCATCCctataattttaaaaataaaaaattttaaaaagaaatttatttttcatttgttGGTGGTAATGAGAAAACGGCATCTCTCCtagtaatttttttataaacagCAGCAAAACTAATAAGTTTCTCTTCAATGTTATCTCTTTGTCTTTCTTTAGAGTCTaacataattttaaaaactCTTTTTCCGTCTGCTTTCATGCTAATTctacaaaaaataaaaaaaataaggaaaacacatacacataaatatatttatatttatatttatagacACAcgtatatttttcatatatatattaaaaggaaaaaataataaaaatttatatatatatatatatatatatatatatatattgattaacatataaaattataataatacaataaaaacatatatatgtacaagTATAAATGCACCTTAAAATATACtctattaatttattatttttttatttatttatttatttatttatttttattttctttttattt
The genomic region above belongs to Plasmodium reichenowi strain SY57 chromosome 13, whole genome shotgun sequence and contains:
- a CDS encoding DEAD/DEAH box ATP-dependent RNA helicase, putative; amino-acid sequence: MTKGNTILIDDINTTFIKDEEEKKEMIQTNDGSSSSTPFSFNEPNKLSNKEKKKLEYQKRLQKKKEKQLKKVQKLIIKTQSGSLSYLKNNIASSSVFNKLVDQKKEQNKNNVVNLNNNDINVKTNDLNINSDNINTTNDIYNNSNNKKKKKKNKIKNINKNKADNSSESSHEEQKGKSDLYSALENISKKKLIKKLKNKNKHEKEIEKKKLFKKIQEFKLNNTEQKNLMIPFDIKAVPKSTEHLDKLLKTYEELNIELPHYLNIIKKKIEKKRKRFLDKIEYLKEEQNVQLTESIKSEEVDGDVKKKNKINSPKQESESYIETNSINETYTDQCNIILKSESSDEDYNKMNPHGSYDDSDMDHENISSYHNSTKEKENDLNNNNNNNNNNNNNNNAYNKYKREVCYKNVQVNRKEHIDKVRASLPVLDYEQELIEAVLNYDVVFVNGDTGCGKSTQVPQFLYEYGFTSNNYFIGITQPRKIAVKSICNRLNDELNEEICGYQIRFEKSYFLKHSKIKVMTEGILLKEIMSDFILSKYSVIILDEAHERSINMDIILGILSIICRIRNDNYHNFKSDIIPIKIIIMSATINDNNLFKNKIFQNFTTVNIPTQKVPVVDHFLSYTPKDYVEEAKRKIIQIHKKLPQGSILVFLTSQEEIYRLYNMLSNLKITNSEFDQQGENKIMDEVNFDIFDLSEGEQNKNEKVSLFFRETDEKEEKKILFDVSEEENSVQSDYIKEGDINESDIKDSHIKESDIKDSHIKENDIKDSHIKENDNDVYDKEPDDDNHMDDDNHMDDDNHMDDDNNMDDDNHMDDDNNMDDDNNMDDDNHMDDEPKNNINTYELNNNRKKQSSIWKGSDGSGTLKIFKLYSKLPMKDQMELFHNPKENERICILSTNIAETSLTLPNIRYVIDCGKEKRKIYSNLNDYSYYIIDNISKCSAIQRKGRAGRILYLLKKNKKNKKKMENEKGHVYKLYSSNYYNYFFKNDNDYPILNYPLDSLILYLLSFNIKNVENFPFINKPDKSKFIEAKKRLIYLNCIHFVYKDIEFLFKQIDQKRCLKSSIENHIKKFNPYNKKAGITLTGSFILLLPISTRYAKILTDVCLKSLAMKQPNTIPLAALLVSCLYLESIFSYDYKLKMKYTKKKVKKDKNVNMTFHQNKEQNKQKNHNNLINLFLVNKKKQKHTYTSSDDDDNNTLSSSNNDMSEEHIHHIKNNINVDVLENFKEQFDNDILFYLNICTKFYFSKDRNATCQIMHLDKKKMNELLKLSNHLIKIINYKLNTNISLDMLQENISDISKNIIHYAVIQGFIDHLAIRSDLVHNQYTRNQNITYNSKKAYITQNMNMPIYINSSSVLYQNRPYPKYILYNYITKNRNSYVMFDCLKIDDSELGNITNVCIFINEYEKIPPAKYDKDNDKIIVYVKPLYLPSSHYLSITDKELNEKDLLFYNYFALFLLDGSMFLKMTKFQMYYSHTTYDIINSAQENIKNFIEALKNAQINNRSSLIAKWKEDRDFLKNEFLSLVAKKFNKNQNDFFNNIWPPLD
- a CDS encoding deoxyhypusine hydroxylase translates to GENKDNIKIINNVNNNYNINSDSVGGDSSNKVRLIKYEESTNKEFILKYLVNIKNDYIEKQMRALYECREVYKDDIDEVINILTYALKNNDSILLRHEIAYVIGQISNEKCNNILINLLSDENENIMVRHEAAEGLAAIGSESNIPIIKKYLNDSNVEVRETCELALSSLIEKNKYAACSCINKTVPYKNNLLNNDKPKSNSHSHSNSFSNSQDDAHDDIYFHSKKKFNTIDPVVCISDSNNKKHVNDLIRDLNNEALALKNRYEALFLLRDMETDISLNALGEALINDKSSAIFRHELAFVLGQVLHLNSLKYLLSSLTNVSEHEMVRHEVALALGSLGSLNLNSDEYKIIQEQIIDTLKKYSKDECVVVAESCLVGLDYISENLNISIEVH